Genomic DNA from Podospora pseudoanserina strain CBS 124.78 chromosome 4, whole genome shotgun sequence:
GTCCTCGCTTGAGACTACCTGGCCTAAGAGCTGTTGCGCAAAGAGTGAGGGAGAGTTGTAACAGACTATGTTATCTACGCTCGACCACACCATCTTTGCAAACCAGTGTTACGTCTCGGTGCTTCTAATCGTTACGCCCTAGCTTTGCCATAGTGTTGTCCTGACTTGCTTCAACATCGGCTCAGCTTGATCTAGATGTTATCCGAGACTGATCGCAAGCTTATAAAATTTACCTTCTATGCAAGAGAACAGATATATACAACCAAAGAGGGGAAAATATTGTGTACTTGTTCCAAGCCAATTTCATCTGAAAGGTTGTGGATAGATAATTCGCTGGTGCATTTGTTTTTGCCTCTTATGAAGATACCGCTACCCCTATTTATGCCCCCTTTTCGACTAAGTCTTGGCAGGATACATACGATGGCCGACATCACAAGTTGTAATGGGAAATAAGGACAACAAAAGACCTGACAGGTTGAAGAATGCGGAATATACGAGCTCTATTAACCTTCTTTCCCGTCATCGGGCGGAATACCTTAAGAGATGCTTAGTATCTTGGAGGCTCCTGCGCCGCACCAATACCGTGGTTGTTGACTCGCATTCCTCGCATTGGGAGAGCCGGGACACGCAAACCGTTCCCATGGGAGGTCACACAAACTGTcagccaaccacctccgGTCTGATCGTCCAGCAATGTTTTACTGCTCCAATTGTTTGACGTTAACCATTAAAACGAGGCCGCCAAGGCTTGAAGGCAATAAGCTTAAAGATGAGAGTGTCGCCAAACCAATCGGATTAACCAAGGGAACCCGAGATTGGGCTGTGGCCAAGACTGAGTTGGTGGTTGAAGTCTGGCTGGAAGGATGTAAAGAGGCGTATGGGAGACTTGAACACCACATAATGGTAGTCTAGGAGGTATTAGAGTGAGAATGATGACGATTCTGCTCGGGATGGATCCGACGACAACGTTTATATCTCCTTGTATCGTCTTATACAACCAAAAGAACAATATGTCAACACACATGTCCGTGTATATAGCGCCCTCTTCTCTCAATTCATTGCCTGATCCTTTCCATCAACGCAAgtctcccccttttctcgTAGGGAGCCgtcaaaatggccaaaatccccaccacccaagtcTTCCAAAAGGGCTCCGTCTGGATGTACTCCCCTTCCCTGCCACCCGCCATCCTCTTTCTGATCCTCTATTTCTTCGCCTGTCTCTACATCACCTACCTCACCTTTTGCCGGTACAAGACCTGGCACATGACCGTCTTCCCTCTTGGTGCTTTGCTGGAAGTGGCAGGCTACGCGGTGAGGATATACTCGGTCAAGAACCAGGGAAACATTGTACGCCCCCCTCCTATAGACCCCTTCCTACCCCGAACACagcccaaccctccctctcaaccccactcatcccttcttcttgtctctAATTTCTAACCCAAAAAAAGGCCGCCTTCATagcaaccctcaccctccacgtcctcgcccccctcctctttgcCGCAGGGaactacctcctcctcggccggcTGATCTctcactccctccccacccggcacaccctcctcaagatCCCCACCCGCTTCATAACCCGCCTCTTCGTCGGGTTCGACATCCTCGCCGCTGCGATCCAGGGGTCTGGGACCTCCATCGCCGCGTCGGCGAACTGGACTGGACTGAAGGCACTATCGGGAGTTGACgtgcttgttgctgggcTGGCGGTGCAGGT
This window encodes:
- a CDS encoding hypothetical protein (EggNog:ENOG503P00F; COG:S); this encodes MAKIPTTQVFQKGSVWMYSPSLPPAILFLILYFFACLYITYLTFCRYKTWHMTVFPLGALLEVAGYAVRIYSVKNQGNIAAFIATLTLHVLAPLLFAAGNYLLLGRLISHSLPTRHTLLKIPTRFITRLFVGFDILAAAIQGSGTSIAASANWTGLKALSGVDVLVAGLAVQVAGVGVFLLVLGRFNFLVKQLGSKGGGWGGLLVAVWVSSGLIFVSTSIDWRWLVGEREGGC